Proteins encoded together in one Cataglyphis hispanica isolate Lineage 1 chromosome 17, ULB_Chis1_1.0, whole genome shotgun sequence window:
- the LOC126855904 gene encoding sodium/potassium-transporting ATPase subunit alpha-like isoform X2, producing MQASTSKAPTRVASVPHQPSRVSSVHLYRKRLTEQEILELHQELETIDHMIALKDLCKKLNTNTETGLTKEEANKIFARDGPNALSPPKVTPEYLKFLKCMFHGFAALLWVCATLCFILYIFTFYMREPDIGIVWLGIIIVSICITSGVFAYIQESKNIKVMESFKKMVPTFATVIRDGVKLRLGTEELVLGDLVEIRMGDKIPADIRIIECHGLRVENSSITGESEPVTRTDYPTDKNPLESSNVAFATSFAVAGDGKGIVIATGDNTMIGRLAGLTSHLAKIETPIAKEIRHFVEIITIVAILCGIVFFGLSLLLEPSLVRAFTYLLGIVIANVPEVLLVTVTTVLTLTAQRMASKNCLVKNLEAVETLGSTSTICSDKTGTLTQNKMSVSNLWFGHTRYNFPPGERIGVERDILLEKLAFNIMLKVSTLCLRAEFTAESYRIAPIEQREIIGDASETGILRFCEHIHPTQRFREAYPKVAEIPFSSITKYQMSIHREANSYRMILKGAPEVILENCATILTAEGETKEMDNRDHAISRRACLELGYLGERVLAYCDMRLPSNVYGPQYKFNTESPETYNFPIKGYRFVGLISLQDPPRPNVPEAVQKCRTAGIKVIMVTGDHPVTAMAIAKKVGIISEGHETRYERAILQNKSYSQVSETDTGATIITGSELRMMDSNELDYIIRRYEEIVFARTSPQQKLLIVDSCQRLGEIVAVTGDGVNDSPALRQADIGVAMGIAGSDVAKNAADMILMDDNFASIVTGVEEGRLIFDNLKKSIAYTLTSSVPEMLPMLSGLILAIPLPLVIELVICIDVGTDVVPAIALAYEQAESDIMRRAPRNPQYDKLVNKRLISITYGQIGMTQSFAGFYTYFMILMMNGFMPDRLFGLRIDWENPTINDLQDSWGQTWTYENRMKLLMEAQSGYFLSIVITQMVDLVMCKTRRNSIFQQGMGNWHRVCIENNATKCLLVLALLTARCVSLGL from the exons ATGCAAGCGAGCACCTCAAAGGCACCGACCCGTGTAGCCTCTGTACCGCATCAACCGAGTCGCGTGTCCTCCGTACACCTATACAGGAAGAGACTGACCGAGCAAGAAATACTAGAGCTGCATCAAGAATTAGAAACTATCGATCATATGATAGCTTTGAAGGATTTATGTAAGAAACTGAATACGAACACAGAAACAGGCCTGACAAAGGAAGaagcaaacaaaattttcgcACGAGACGGACCAAACGCTTTGTCACCGCCCAAAGTTACACCAGAATATCTCAAATTCTTAAAGTGCATGTTCCACGGATTCGCCGCATTGCTCTGGGTTTGCGCGACTCTATGTTtcattctgtatatttttactttctacATGAGAGAGCCTGATATTGGTATCGTATGGCTAGGCATAATCATCGTCTCGATATGCATCACTTCAGGCGTGTTTGCGTACATacaagaaagtaaaaatattaaagtgatGGAGTCCTTCAAAAAGATGGTGCCTACTTTTGCTACGGTGATTCGCGATGGTGTAAAATTACGTCTTGGTACGGAAGAGCTAGTTCTGGGTGATCTGGTGGAGATACGGATGGGTGACAAAATACCGGCTGACATCAGGATAATCGAGTGTCATGGATTAAGAGTCGAGAATTCCAGTATCACCGGCGAAAGCGAGCCGGTGACGCGCACTGATTATCCCACCGACAAGAATCCTCTCGAGTCTTCTAATGTTGCCTTCGCTACGTCGTTTGCCGTAGCGGGCGATGGCAAGGGAATCGTGATCGCTACGGGCGATAACACAATGATAGGGCGATTAGCCGGTCTCACGTCGCATCTCGCCAAGATCGAAACGCCGATCGCGAAAGAGATCAGGCACTTTGTCGAAATCATTACGATCGTGGCGATTTTGTGTGGCATTGTTTTTTTCGGTTTATCATTGTTACTGGAACCCAGTCTTGTACGGGCGTTCACCTATCTGCTCGGGATAGTTATCGCTAATGTACCTGAGGTATTGTTAGTGACCGTGACAACAGTTTTAACATTGACCGCACAAAGAATGGCGAGCAAGAACTGTCTAGTGAAAAATCTGGAGGCGGTCGAAACTTTAGGCTCAACGTCGACAATCTGTTCCGATAAGACGGGCACTCTTACGCAGAACAAAATGTCCGTATCTAATCTGTGGTTCGGCCATACTAGATACAATTTTCCGCCAGGCGAAAGGATTGGTGTCGAAAGAGATATACTGCTGGAGAAACTGGCCTTTAACATTATGCTGAAAGTCTCCACTCTCTGTCTGCGTGCTGAATTCACTGCCGAGTCCTATAGAATAGCGCCCATCGAACAGCGTGAGATAATCGGCGACGCATCTGAAACCGGTATCCTCAGGTTCTGCGAACACATACATCCGACACAGCGATTTCGCGAGGCTTATCCGAAAGTGGCCGAGATCCCTTTCAGTTCTATAACCAAATATCAGATGTCGATACATCGAGAAGCCAATAGTTACAGAATGATACTGAAAGGTGCTCCGGAAGTGATATTGGAGAACTGCGCGACGATATTAACAGCAGAAGGAGAGACCAAAGAGATGGACAACAGGGACCATGCCATATCTCGCAGAGCCTGCCTGGAGTTGGGCTATCTCGGTGAACGCGTATTGGCATATTGCGATATGCGTCTGCCAAGCAATGTATATGGGCCACAGTACAAGTTTAATACCGAATCGCCCGAGACCTACAATTTTCCAATCAAAGGATACAGATTCGTAGGATTGATAAGCTTACAGGATCCGCCCAGGCCTAACGTGCCGGAGGCAGTTCAAAAGTGTCGCACCGCTGGTATCAAGGTGATCATGGTAACAGGCGATCATCCAGTGACGGCGATGGCAATTGCCAAAAAGGTGGGTATCATAAGTGAAGGTCATGAGACCCGTTATGAGCGGGCGATCCTACAGAATAAGTCTTATTCGCAAGTGAGCGAAACGGATACTGGTGCGACCATCATCACCGGCTCTGAATTAAGAATGATGGATTCGAACGAATTGGATTATATCATACGCCGTTACGAGGAGATCGTGTTTGCGAGGACGTCACCACAGCAAAAGTTGCTGATCGTGGACAGCTGCCAACGGTTGGGAGAAATCGTGGCAGTTACCGGCGACGGTGTCAACGATTCGCCGGCGTTGCGACAGGCTGACATAGGAGTTGCAATGGGTATCGCCGGTTCCGACGTGGCCAAAAATGCTGCAGACATGATACTCATGGATGACAATTTCGCATCGATTGTGACTGGTGTCGAAGAAGGTCGTctgatatttgataatttaaaaaaatcgattgcaTATACCTTAACATCAAGCGTACCAGAAATGTTACCGATGCTGAGTGGTCTAATACTAGCGATTCCTCTACCATTGGTCATCGAATTGGTCATCTGCATAGATGTCGGCACCGATGTGGTTCCTGCCATCGCTCTGGCATATGAACAGGCCGAATCCGATATAATGCGCCGTGCACCGAGAAATCCTCAGTACGATAAGTTGGTAAACAAGCGTTTAATATCCATTACTTATGGTCAAATAGGAATGACGCAGTCTTTCGCTGGATTCTACACATACTTTATGATACTTATGATGAACGGCTTTATGCCCGATCGTCTATTTGGTTTACGAATAGACTGGGAGAATCCAACTATCAATGATTTACAAGATTCTTGGGGTCAAACGTGGACTTACGAGAATAGAATGAAACTGTTAATGGAAGCGCAGAGCGGATATTTTCTCTCCATCGTTATAACACAAATGGTAGATTTGGTAATGTGCAAAACCAGACGCAACTCCATCTTTCAACAAGGAATGGGCAACTG GCACAGAGTATGTATTGAAAACAATGCCACTAAATGCTTATTGGTACTGGCCTTGCTTACCGCTCGGTGCGTTTCTTTGGGTTTATGA
- the LOC126855906 gene encoding F-box/LRR-repeat protein 7-like isoform X2, which produces MVAMQDGSKKQIRLHNRDLRVMAADSWHQPDSVDQKLYRKCNIGKESNKTFEKKTTNEQYHQCLQNDIEDVSIHILNDDCLTHIFLFLPIIDRVRIERVCKRWRDLSQDSWRMMKRLDLSSSTWGFLQTHTIRTATLRKVLLKCGKFLTQINLSDTSNFLRQSTLTIVGKLCPNLTSIDVTALTICASGIGTLASNCKNITRFSLGPSTYSCDNELKNLFKLNKKLEYLAISKNNITGKSLLCLPAQTIHTIILDRCDNIQDNLFSTALKKLENLKHLTINNCSGITVRTLKAIGVHCKSLNELEIEGGLLFAEKADVLHLTKLVNLKVLKFIYNPLVSDEFLINLAQQCQQLIYLDITGALDVTDSGLAAVATLPKLEKLIISYIRKITDNGLENMCGLKELECRKCTLFSDEGMSKFIRSSPQLQLLDISGCHNISNITLDAAKDACNTRSNNVMLKMIIGNTSIFPYKEQDEEQPSPLLQIVNVDLCDDEFNMFDIDEDMIDEDIYDDDYWIDEDSDSLYSYENEDLGPEDIYF; this is translated from the exons ATGGT AGCCATGCAAGATGGGAGTAAGAAACAAATAAGACTACATAATAGGGACTTGAGGGTAATGGCTGCAGATTCCTGGCATCAACCTGATAGTGTAGATCAAAAGTTATATAGGAAATGTAATATAGGaaaagaatcaaataaaacttttgagAAAAAGACTACTAATGAACAATATCATCAATGTTTGCAAAATGATATTGAAGATGTGTCCATTCATATATTGAATGATGATTGTttgacacatatttttttatttttaccaatCATTGACAGAGTTCGCATAGAAAGAG TTTGCAAACGCTGGAGAGATCTAAGTCAAGATTCTTGGCGTATGATGAAAAGATTGGATCTTTCATCCTCTACATGGGGTTTCTTACAAACTCATACAATTCGTACAGCAACACTTcgtaaagtattattaaaatgtggcAAGTTCCTAACACAAATAAATCTATCTGatacaagtaattttttacGGCAAAGTACATTGACCATTGTTGGAAAACTTTGTCCAAATCTTACGAGTATCGATGTTACTGCACTAACAATTTGTGCATCAGGCATTGGTACATTAGCaagtaattgtaaaaatataactagATTTAGCTTAGGACCTTCAACATATAGCTgtgataatgaattaaaaaatctcttcaaactaaataaaaaattggaatatcttgctataagtaaaaataatattacgggCAAGTCTTTACTATGTTTACCAGCACAAActatacatacaattatattggATAGATGTGATAATATTCAAGATAATCTCTTTTCCACA gcattaaaaaaacttgaaaatttgaaacatcTTACAATAAATAACTGTTCTGGCATAACTGTACGCACATTGAAAGCTATCGGCGTACATTGTAAAAGTCTGAATGAGTTAGAGATTGAAGGAGGTCTCCTTTTCGCAGAAAAAGCGGATGTGTTACACTTAACTAAGCTTGTCAATTTGAAAgtcttgaaatttatatacaaccCTCTAGTATCAGACGAATTCCTTATTAATTTGGCACAACAATGTCAACagcttatttatttagatattacaG gTGCCCTTGATGTAACTGATAGTGGATTAGCAGCTGTCGCTACATTACCaaagttagaaaaattaatcatcaGTTATATAAGGAAAATTACTGATAATGGATTGGAAAATATGTGTGGCTTAAAAGAATTAGAATGTCGAAAATGTACGTTATTTAGTGATGAGGGCATGTCAAAGTTCATTAGATCTTCACctcaattacaattattggATATTTCTGGCTGTCATAATATCAGCAACATCACTCTCGATGCCGCTAAAGATGCCTGCAACACTCGATCGAATAATGTAATGTTAAAGATGATTATTGGAAATACATCCATTTTTCCCTACAAAGAACAAGATGAAGAGCAACCGTCCCCGCTTTTGCAAATAGTCAACGTGGATTTATGTGATgatgaatttaatatgtttgataTTGATGAAGATATGATTGatgaagatatatatgatgatGATTATTGGATTGATGAAGATTCTGATTCTCTTTATAGTTATGAAAATGAAGATTTGGGGCctgaagatatatatttttaa
- the LOC126855909 gene encoding dual specificity mitogen-activated protein kinase kinase dSOR1 — MSKNKLNLTLPPGSIEPVPAVSPSPPVPPLPTYPEPPVIPDGVMGKMSIDAIQERLEELEMDEEQRKRLESFLGQKEKVGELCDEDFEKLGELGAGNGGVVMKVRHKESGLIMARKLIHLEVKPAIKKQIIRELKVLHECNFAHIVGFYGAFYSDGEISICMEYMDGGSLDLILKKAGRIPEPILGTITSAVLKGLSYLRDKHAIMHRDVKPSNILVNSAGEIKICDFGVSGQLIDSMANSFVGTRSYMSPERLQGTHYSVQSDVWSLGLSLVEMAIGMYPIPPPDEKTLASIFGPQSTQPPAENPVTNSVSTPTTQSPGHSASSPRPMAVFELLEYIVNEPPPKLPPGIFSDAFMDFVDRCLKKNPAERADLKTLMNHEWIKKAESENVDFAGWVCRTMDLQPTTPTHLASVQS; from the exons ATGTCAAAGAACAAACTCAACTTGACACTACCCCCTGGTTCGATAGAACCGGTACCAGCAGTGTCACCGTCACCACCGGTTCCACCTTTGCCCACATATCCGGAACCCCCAGTGATACCTGA cgGTGTAATGGGTAAAATGAGCATAGATGCTATTCAAGAGAGATTAGAGGAATTAGAAATGGATGAGGAGCAGAGAAAACGATTAGAAAGCTTTTTAGgacagaaagaaaaagttgGAGAATTATGCGATGAGGATTTTGAGAAGCTAGGTGAATTAGGTGCAGGTAATGGTGGTGTTGTTATGAAAGTCAGACATAAAGAATCAGGTCTTATAATGGCAAGAaag ctAATACATTTGGAAGTAAAGCCAGCTattaagaaacaaataatCAGAGAATTAAAAGTATTGCATGAATGTAATTTTGCACATATAGTTGGATTTTATGGTGCTTTTTACAg tgATGGAGAAATTAGTATATGCATGGAATATATGGATGGTGGATCATTAGAcctaatattgaaaaaagcaGGACGAATTCCAGAACCTATCTTAGGTACAATTACATCTGCT GTTTTGAAAGGCTTGAGTTACTTGCGAGATAAACATGCCATAATGCATCGCGATGTAAAACCAAGTAATATCTTAGTTAACAGTGCGGGTGAAATCAAAATCTGTGACTTTGGTGTTTCCGGTCAATTGATCGATTCAATGGCCAATTCATTTGTCGGGACACGAAGCTATATGTCg CCAGAAAGACTCCAAGGAACGCATTACTCGGTACAGAGCGATGTTTGGTCACTTGGATTGTCGCTCGTGGAAATGGCGATCGGGATGTATCCGATCCCACCACCAGACGAGAAGACTTTAGCTTCAATATTCGGTCCGCAATCGACACAACCGCCTGCGGAGAATCCGGTGACGAATAGTGTGTCTACGCCGACCACGCAATCGCCAGGACACA GCGCAAGCAGTCCAAGACCCATGGCAGTATTCGAACTATTGGAGTATATAGTCAACGAGCCGCCGCCGAAATTACCGCCCGGAATATTTAGCGACGCTTTTATGGATTTCGTCGATCgatgtttaaagaaaaatccaGCCGAAAGAGCAGACCTAAAAACATTAATG aatcacGAATGGATAAAAAAAGCCGAATCAGAAAATGTAGATTTTGCTGGCTGGGTATGTCGTACGATGGACTTACAACCAACTACGCCAACGCATTTAGCGAGCGTGCAATCCTGA
- the LOC126855906 gene encoding F-box/LRR-repeat protein 7-like isoform X1, producing MAVLNEAEAEYIQTLCHISKIVSDDNLCEETIDGVPIRKLFVNNLADRTTFKDVRKCFSAYGNIENCYLRRNQGKKNYAFVTFTKVEDAMVAMQDGSKKQIRLHNRDLRVMAADSWHQPDSVDQKLYRKCNIGKESNKTFEKKTTNEQYHQCLQNDIEDVSIHILNDDCLTHIFLFLPIIDRVRIERVCKRWRDLSQDSWRMMKRLDLSSSTWGFLQTHTIRTATLRKVLLKCGKFLTQINLSDTSNFLRQSTLTIVGKLCPNLTSIDVTALTICASGIGTLASNCKNITRFSLGPSTYSCDNELKNLFKLNKKLEYLAISKNNITGKSLLCLPAQTIHTIILDRCDNIQDNLFSTALKKLENLKHLTINNCSGITVRTLKAIGVHCKSLNELEIEGGLLFAEKADVLHLTKLVNLKVLKFIYNPLVSDEFLINLAQQCQQLIYLDITGALDVTDSGLAAVATLPKLEKLIISYIRKITDNGLENMCGLKELECRKCTLFSDEGMSKFIRSSPQLQLLDISGCHNISNITLDAAKDACNTRSNNVMLKMIIGNTSIFPYKEQDEEQPSPLLQIVNVDLCDDEFNMFDIDEDMIDEDIYDDDYWIDEDSDSLYSYENEDLGPEDIYF from the exons ATAATTTGTGTGAGGAAACCATAGACGGTGTACCaatacgaaaattatttgttaataatttggCTGATAGG acgaCTTTTAAAGATGTACGTAAATGCTTTTCTGCATatggaaatattgaaaattgttatttacgtAGAAAtcaagggaaaaaaaattatgcatttgttACTTTCACCAAAGTAGAGGATGCAATGGT AGCCATGCAAGATGGGAGTAAGAAACAAATAAGACTACATAATAGGGACTTGAGGGTAATGGCTGCAGATTCCTGGCATCAACCTGATAGTGTAGATCAAAAGTTATATAGGAAATGTAATATAGGaaaagaatcaaataaaacttttgagAAAAAGACTACTAATGAACAATATCATCAATGTTTGCAAAATGATATTGAAGATGTGTCCATTCATATATTGAATGATGATTGTttgacacatatttttttatttttaccaatCATTGACAGAGTTCGCATAGAAAGAG TTTGCAAACGCTGGAGAGATCTAAGTCAAGATTCTTGGCGTATGATGAAAAGATTGGATCTTTCATCCTCTACATGGGGTTTCTTACAAACTCATACAATTCGTACAGCAACACTTcgtaaagtattattaaaatgtggcAAGTTCCTAACACAAATAAATCTATCTGatacaagtaattttttacGGCAAAGTACATTGACCATTGTTGGAAAACTTTGTCCAAATCTTACGAGTATCGATGTTACTGCACTAACAATTTGTGCATCAGGCATTGGTACATTAGCaagtaattgtaaaaatataactagATTTAGCTTAGGACCTTCAACATATAGCTgtgataatgaattaaaaaatctcttcaaactaaataaaaaattggaatatcttgctataagtaaaaataatattacgggCAAGTCTTTACTATGTTTACCAGCACAAActatacatacaattatattggATAGATGTGATAATATTCAAGATAATCTCTTTTCCACA gcattaaaaaaacttgaaaatttgaaacatcTTACAATAAATAACTGTTCTGGCATAACTGTACGCACATTGAAAGCTATCGGCGTACATTGTAAAAGTCTGAATGAGTTAGAGATTGAAGGAGGTCTCCTTTTCGCAGAAAAAGCGGATGTGTTACACTTAACTAAGCTTGTCAATTTGAAAgtcttgaaatttatatacaaccCTCTAGTATCAGACGAATTCCTTATTAATTTGGCACAACAATGTCAACagcttatttatttagatattacaG gTGCCCTTGATGTAACTGATAGTGGATTAGCAGCTGTCGCTACATTACCaaagttagaaaaattaatcatcaGTTATATAAGGAAAATTACTGATAATGGATTGGAAAATATGTGTGGCTTAAAAGAATTAGAATGTCGAAAATGTACGTTATTTAGTGATGAGGGCATGTCAAAGTTCATTAGATCTTCACctcaattacaattattggATATTTCTGGCTGTCATAATATCAGCAACATCACTCTCGATGCCGCTAAAGATGCCTGCAACACTCGATCGAATAATGTAATGTTAAAGATGATTATTGGAAATACATCCATTTTTCCCTACAAAGAACAAGATGAAGAGCAACCGTCCCCGCTTTTGCAAATAGTCAACGTGGATTTATGTGATgatgaatttaatatgtttgataTTGATGAAGATATGATTGatgaagatatatatgatgatGATTATTGGATTGATGAAGATTCTGATTCTCTTTATAGTTATGAAAATGAAGATTTGGGGCctgaagatatatatttttaa
- the LOC126855904 gene encoding sodium/potassium-transporting ATPase subunit alpha-like isoform X1 — protein sequence MQASTSKAPTRVASVPHQPSRVSSVHLYRKRLTEQEILELHQELETIDHMIALKDLCKKLNTNTETGLTKEEANKIFARDGPNALSPPKVTPEYLKFLKCMFHGFAALLWVCATLCFILYIFTFYMREPDIGIVWLGIIIVSICITSGVFAYIQESKNIKVMESFKKMVPTFATVIRDGVKLRLGTEELVLGDLVEIRMGDKIPADIRIIECHGLRVENSSITGESEPVTRTDYPTDKNPLESSNVAFATSFAVAGDGKGIVIATGDNTMIGRLAGLTSHLAKIETPIAKEIRHFVEIITIVAILCGIVFFGLSLLLEPSLVRAFTYLLGIVIANVPEVLLVTVTTVLTLTAQRMASKNCLVKNLEAVETLGSTSTICSDKTGTLTQNKMSVSNLWFGHTRYNFPPGERIGVERDILLEKLAFNIMLKVSTLCLRAEFTAESYRIAPIEQREIIGDASETGILRFCEHIHPTQRFREAYPKVAEIPFSSITKYQMSIHREANSYRMILKGAPEVILENCATILTAEGETKEMDNRDHAISRRACLELGYLGERVLAYCDMRLPSNVYGPQYKFNTESPETYNFPIKGYRFVGLISLQDPPRPNVPEAVQKCRTAGIKVIMVTGDHPVTAMAIAKKVGIISEGHETRYERAILQNKSYSQVSETDTGATIITGSELRMMDSNELDYIIRRYEEIVFARTSPQQKLLIVDSCQRLGEIVAVTGDGVNDSPALRQADIGVAMGIAGSDVAKNAADMILMDDNFASIVTGVEEGRLIFDNLKKSIAYTLTSSVPEMLPMLSGLILAIPLPLVIELVICIDVGTDVVPAIALAYEQAESDIMRRAPRNPQYDKLVNKRLISITYGQIGMTQSFAGFYTYFMILMMNGFMPDRLFGLRIDWENPTINDLQDSWGQTWTYENRMKLLMEAQSGYFLSIVITQMVDLVMCKTRRNSIFQQGMGNWFVNFSFVFEAILTGILLYVPGTEYVLKTMPLNAYWYWPCLPLGAFLWVYDEIRRLCIRLFPGGIMERETYY from the coding sequence ATGCAAGCGAGCACCTCAAAGGCACCGACCCGTGTAGCCTCTGTACCGCATCAACCGAGTCGCGTGTCCTCCGTACACCTATACAGGAAGAGACTGACCGAGCAAGAAATACTAGAGCTGCATCAAGAATTAGAAACTATCGATCATATGATAGCTTTGAAGGATTTATGTAAGAAACTGAATACGAACACAGAAACAGGCCTGACAAAGGAAGaagcaaacaaaattttcgcACGAGACGGACCAAACGCTTTGTCACCGCCCAAAGTTACACCAGAATATCTCAAATTCTTAAAGTGCATGTTCCACGGATTCGCCGCATTGCTCTGGGTTTGCGCGACTCTATGTTtcattctgtatatttttactttctacATGAGAGAGCCTGATATTGGTATCGTATGGCTAGGCATAATCATCGTCTCGATATGCATCACTTCAGGCGTGTTTGCGTACATacaagaaagtaaaaatattaaagtgatGGAGTCCTTCAAAAAGATGGTGCCTACTTTTGCTACGGTGATTCGCGATGGTGTAAAATTACGTCTTGGTACGGAAGAGCTAGTTCTGGGTGATCTGGTGGAGATACGGATGGGTGACAAAATACCGGCTGACATCAGGATAATCGAGTGTCATGGATTAAGAGTCGAGAATTCCAGTATCACCGGCGAAAGCGAGCCGGTGACGCGCACTGATTATCCCACCGACAAGAATCCTCTCGAGTCTTCTAATGTTGCCTTCGCTACGTCGTTTGCCGTAGCGGGCGATGGCAAGGGAATCGTGATCGCTACGGGCGATAACACAATGATAGGGCGATTAGCCGGTCTCACGTCGCATCTCGCCAAGATCGAAACGCCGATCGCGAAAGAGATCAGGCACTTTGTCGAAATCATTACGATCGTGGCGATTTTGTGTGGCATTGTTTTTTTCGGTTTATCATTGTTACTGGAACCCAGTCTTGTACGGGCGTTCACCTATCTGCTCGGGATAGTTATCGCTAATGTACCTGAGGTATTGTTAGTGACCGTGACAACAGTTTTAACATTGACCGCACAAAGAATGGCGAGCAAGAACTGTCTAGTGAAAAATCTGGAGGCGGTCGAAACTTTAGGCTCAACGTCGACAATCTGTTCCGATAAGACGGGCACTCTTACGCAGAACAAAATGTCCGTATCTAATCTGTGGTTCGGCCATACTAGATACAATTTTCCGCCAGGCGAAAGGATTGGTGTCGAAAGAGATATACTGCTGGAGAAACTGGCCTTTAACATTATGCTGAAAGTCTCCACTCTCTGTCTGCGTGCTGAATTCACTGCCGAGTCCTATAGAATAGCGCCCATCGAACAGCGTGAGATAATCGGCGACGCATCTGAAACCGGTATCCTCAGGTTCTGCGAACACATACATCCGACACAGCGATTTCGCGAGGCTTATCCGAAAGTGGCCGAGATCCCTTTCAGTTCTATAACCAAATATCAGATGTCGATACATCGAGAAGCCAATAGTTACAGAATGATACTGAAAGGTGCTCCGGAAGTGATATTGGAGAACTGCGCGACGATATTAACAGCAGAAGGAGAGACCAAAGAGATGGACAACAGGGACCATGCCATATCTCGCAGAGCCTGCCTGGAGTTGGGCTATCTCGGTGAACGCGTATTGGCATATTGCGATATGCGTCTGCCAAGCAATGTATATGGGCCACAGTACAAGTTTAATACCGAATCGCCCGAGACCTACAATTTTCCAATCAAAGGATACAGATTCGTAGGATTGATAAGCTTACAGGATCCGCCCAGGCCTAACGTGCCGGAGGCAGTTCAAAAGTGTCGCACCGCTGGTATCAAGGTGATCATGGTAACAGGCGATCATCCAGTGACGGCGATGGCAATTGCCAAAAAGGTGGGTATCATAAGTGAAGGTCATGAGACCCGTTATGAGCGGGCGATCCTACAGAATAAGTCTTATTCGCAAGTGAGCGAAACGGATACTGGTGCGACCATCATCACCGGCTCTGAATTAAGAATGATGGATTCGAACGAATTGGATTATATCATACGCCGTTACGAGGAGATCGTGTTTGCGAGGACGTCACCACAGCAAAAGTTGCTGATCGTGGACAGCTGCCAACGGTTGGGAGAAATCGTGGCAGTTACCGGCGACGGTGTCAACGATTCGCCGGCGTTGCGACAGGCTGACATAGGAGTTGCAATGGGTATCGCCGGTTCCGACGTGGCCAAAAATGCTGCAGACATGATACTCATGGATGACAATTTCGCATCGATTGTGACTGGTGTCGAAGAAGGTCGTctgatatttgataatttaaaaaaatcgattgcaTATACCTTAACATCAAGCGTACCAGAAATGTTACCGATGCTGAGTGGTCTAATACTAGCGATTCCTCTACCATTGGTCATCGAATTGGTCATCTGCATAGATGTCGGCACCGATGTGGTTCCTGCCATCGCTCTGGCATATGAACAGGCCGAATCCGATATAATGCGCCGTGCACCGAGAAATCCTCAGTACGATAAGTTGGTAAACAAGCGTTTAATATCCATTACTTATGGTCAAATAGGAATGACGCAGTCTTTCGCTGGATTCTACACATACTTTATGATACTTATGATGAACGGCTTTATGCCCGATCGTCTATTTGGTTTACGAATAGACTGGGAGAATCCAACTATCAATGATTTACAAGATTCTTGGGGTCAAACGTGGACTTACGAGAATAGAATGAAACTGTTAATGGAAGCGCAGAGCGGATATTTTCTCTCCATCGTTATAACACAAATGGTAGATTTGGTAATGTGCAAAACCAGACGCAACTCCATCTTTCAACAAGGAATGGGCAACTGGTTCGttaatttctctttcgttTTTGAAGCTATCCTAACAGGGATCTTGCTCTATGTTCCAGGCACAGAGTATGTATTGAAAACAATGCCACTAAATGCTTATTGGTACTGGCCTTGCTTACCGCTCGGTGCGTTTCTTTGGGTTTATGATGAAATTAGACGATTATGTATTCGTCTCTTTCCTGGTGGAATTATGGAAAGAGAAACATactattaa